One genomic window of Desulfovibrio psychrotolerans includes the following:
- a CDS encoding ATP-binding cassette domain-containing protein: MALLSLHNVSLSLGGPLLLDGVNLQIEEGQRVCLLGRNGAGKSTFLKVMHGDISPDGGTVALQQGLRVSMLAQDVPRDISGQVYGVIAGGVQGAGGDGRVGQALAEYHLAASRMEAGDMSPETAQRMARAQQVLDEADGWQAHSMVQGIINHLKLRPDVEFSSLSGGMKRRVMLARALAAEPDMLLLDEPTNHLDVDSIDWLEEFLLRRVRTLVLVTHDRMFLRRVANRIVELDRGHLADWSCDYDTFLERKEGQLHAEQQEWNRHDKKLASEEVWVRKGIKARRTRNMGRVRALEALRDEHRQRRERTGTVNMHVQEAERSGKLVVDARAITYTYPDASEPVIRDVSLVISRGDKVGLLGPNGVGKTTMLKLLLGRLQPQEGSVRHGTRLEVAYFDQLRAELDDNLSVRRSVADGGDTVEINGVQKHVVGYLKEFLFDPERIHMPVKTLSGGERNRLLLARLFTKPSNVLVFDEPTNDLDMETLDLLEDLLVQYSGTVLVVSHDREFLNNVVTSTLAFEGGGRVREYVGGYDDWLRQRSAPGSVSAAGAVVPDAGKDGAEPPASATSAGVQVRKLTFNEQRELSALREELAGLPSVLESLEAEQRELETHLADSGFYTRDPAGFTAAGERMTVLEEEQLRTLERWEAVESRIAELEALRG; the protein is encoded by the coding sequence ATGGCATTACTCAGTCTGCATAACGTGTCTCTTTCTCTCGGCGGCCCGCTGCTGCTGGATGGCGTGAACCTTCAGATAGAAGAAGGGCAGCGCGTCTGCCTGCTTGGACGTAACGGGGCGGGCAAGTCCACCTTTCTTAAGGTCATGCATGGTGACATTTCCCCCGACGGGGGAACGGTGGCCCTGCAGCAGGGGCTGCGCGTATCCATGCTGGCGCAGGATGTCCCGCGCGATATTTCCGGGCAGGTTTACGGCGTCATTGCCGGTGGGGTTCAGGGAGCGGGCGGCGATGGGCGTGTGGGGCAGGCGCTTGCGGAGTATCACCTCGCCGCTTCCCGTATGGAGGCAGGCGATATGTCGCCGGAAACGGCGCAGCGCATGGCGCGGGCGCAGCAGGTGCTGGATGAGGCAGACGGCTGGCAGGCCCATAGCATGGTGCAGGGCATAATCAACCATCTGAAGTTGCGCCCGGATGTGGAATTTTCAAGCCTTTCCGGCGGTATGAAACGCAGGGTCATGCTGGCCCGCGCCCTTGCCGCCGAACCGGACATGCTGCTGCTGGATGAACCCACCAACCATCTGGATGTGGATTCCATAGACTGGCTGGAAGAGTTTCTGCTCCGCCGCGTGCGCACGCTTGTGCTGGTAACGCATGACCGCATGTTTCTGCGCCGCGTGGCCAATCGCATTGTGGAACTGGACCGCGGGCATCTGGCGGACTGGTCATGCGATTACGATACCTTTTTGGAACGCAAGGAAGGGCAGTTGCATGCCGAACAGCAGGAGTGGAACCGCCATGACAAGAAGCTGGCATCGGAAGAGGTGTGGGTACGCAAGGGCATAAAGGCAAGGCGCACCAGAAACATGGGAAGGGTGCGTGCGCTGGAGGCACTGCGCGATGAGCACAGGCAGCGGCGTGAGCGTACGGGCACGGTAAACATGCATGTGCAGGAGGCGGAGCGATCCGGCAAGCTGGTGGTGGATGCGCGTGCTATCACCTACACGTACCCCGATGCTTCTGAGCCGGTCATCCGTGATGTCTCGCTGGTCATAAGCCGGGGTGACAAGGTGGGGCTGCTGGGGCCCAACGGCGTGGGCAAGACGACCATGCTCAAACTGCTTCTGGGCAGGCTGCAGCCGCAGGAAGGCTCCGTGCGCCACGGCACGCGGCTGGAGGTGGCCTATTTCGACCAGTTGCGGGCGGAACTGGATGATAACCTCTCTGTGCGCCGGAGCGTTGCGGACGGTGGCGACACGGTGGAGATAAATGGCGTGCAGAAGCATGTGGTGGGATACCTCAAGGAATTTCTTTTCGATCCCGAGCGCATCCACATGCCTGTAAAAACTCTTTCCGGAGGAGAACGTAACAGGCTGCTGCTCGCCCGTCTGTTTACCAAACCGTCCAATGTACTGGTTTTTGACGAACCCACCAACGATCTGGACATGGAGACCCTTGACCTGCTGGAAGACCTGCTGGTGCAGTATTCCGGCACTGTGCTTGTGGTGAGCCATGACCGGGAATTTTTGAACAACGTGGTCACCTCCACGCTCGCCTTCGAGGGCGGGGGACGGGTGCGGGAATATGTGGGCGGCTATGATGACTGGCTGCGGCAGCGCAGCGCGCCGGGGTCTGTATCCGCAGCCGGAGCAGTGGTGCCGGATGCCGGGAAGGATGGAGCGGAGCCTCCAGCTTCCGCAACATCTGCAGGCGTACAGGTCCGCAAGCTGACCTTTAATGAACAGCGGGAGCTCAGCGCACTGCGCGAAGAATTGGCCGGTCTTCCGTCCGTGCTTGAATCGCTGGAGGCGGAACAGCGAGAACTGGAGACGCACCTTGCGGACTCCGGCTTCTACACCCGCGACCCCGCCGGGTTTACCGCTGCCGGAGAGCGAATGACGGTACTGGAAGAAGAGCAGTTGCGTACTCTGGAGCGGTGGGAAGCTGTGGAGTCGCGCATTGCAGAACTGGAAGCGCTGCGCGGGTAG